Proteins found in one Xenopus laevis strain J_2021 chromosome 1L, Xenopus_laevis_v10.1, whole genome shotgun sequence genomic segment:
- the LOC121393822 gene encoding thioredoxin-like has product MIRYLKTVEEYERALQDAGRKLVVINFSSQKCGQCGIVAPQFENLCTEYPDVLLYKVLDDAPKLCQHCEIHSTPTFIFYKAQKKVERFSAVDMLQVKRTIEKLL; this is encoded by the exons ATGATCAGATACCTAAAAACCGTG GAGGAATACGAGCGTGCACTGCAAGATGCTGGCAGGAAACTTGTGGTAATCAACTTTTCTTCACAAAAATGTGGCCAGTGTGGAATAGTTGCCCCACAATTTGAA AATCTATGTACCGAGTATCCTGATGTACTGCTGTACAAGGTTCTGGATGATGCTCCA aaacTTTGCCAGCACTGTGAAATTCACTCCACCCCAACCTTCATTTTCTACAAGGCACAGAAAAAG GTTGAGCGGTTCAGCGCTGTTGATATGCTGCAAGTAAAGCGAACCATTGAGAAGTTACTCTGA
- the LOC121393825 gene encoding thioredoxin-like, which translates to MIRYLKTVEEYERALQDAGRKLVVINFSSQKCGQCGIVAPQFENLCTEYPDVVLYKVLDDAPNLCQHCDIHSTPTFIFYKAQKKVERFSAVDMLQVKRTIEKLL; encoded by the exons ATGATCCGATACCTAAAAACCGTG GAGGAATACGAGCGTGCACTGCAAGATGCTGGCAGGAAACTTGTGGTAATCAACTTTTCTTCACAAAAATGTGGCCAGTGTGGAATAGTTGCCCCACAATTTGAA AATCTTTGTACCGAGTATCCTGATGTAGTGCTGTACAAGGTTCTGGATGATGCACCA aatcTTTGCCAGCACTGTGACATTCACTCCACCCCAACCTTCATTTTCTACAAGGCACAGAAAAAG GTTGAGCGGTTCAGCGCTGTTGATATGCTGCAAGTAAAGCGAACCATTGAGAAGTTACTCTGA
- the LOC121393824 gene encoding thioredoxin-like — MIRYLKTVEEYERALQDAGRKLVVINFSSQKCGQCGIVAPQFENLCTEYPDVVLYKVLDDAPKLCQHCEIHSTPTFIFYKAQKKVERFSAVDMLQVKRTIEKLL, encoded by the exons ATGATCAGATACCTAAAAACCGTG GAGGAATACGAGCGTGCACTGCAAGATGCTGGCAGGAAACTTGTGGTAATCAACTTTTCTTCACAAAAATGTGGCCAGTGTGGAATAGTTGCCCCACAATTTGAA AATCTATGTACCGAGTATCCTGATGTAGTGCTGTACAAGGTTCTGGATGATGCTCCA aaactTTGCCAGCACTGTGAAATTCACTCCACCCCAACCTTCATTTTCTACAAGGCACAGAAAAAG GTTGAGCGGTTCAGCGCTGTTGATATGCTGCAAGTAAAGCGAACCATTGAGAAGTTACTCTGA